In one window of Posidoniimonas corsicana DNA:
- a CDS encoding cyclase family protein, with the protein MTLLSSFRRVTLRLALTLPLVLASAEPAFAADTIRDLTHAFDAQTIYWPTEPGFVLQQEKNGVTERGYFYASNRFAAPEHGGTHIDAPHHFSKPGQTVEQIPLTRLVGDGVCVDVSRRCAADPDYLVTVEDLRDWEAEHGGSLEDKIVLLRTGYAAHLGDRTAYLGTSKTGEAAVQELHFPGLDPTAAEWLATKRRVKSVGIDTASIDNGPSQMFQSHVNLFRHNVPALENVALPADLPPRGFRVVALPMKIAGGSGAPCRVIAIVAE; encoded by the coding sequence GTGACACTCCTCTCCTCGTTCCGACGCGTCACTCTCCGTCTGGCGCTGACTCTCCCTTTGGTTCTCGCATCGGCCGAGCCAGCCTTTGCCGCCGACACGATCCGCGACCTGACGCACGCGTTCGACGCGCAGACCATCTACTGGCCGACCGAGCCCGGCTTCGTGCTGCAGCAGGAAAAGAACGGCGTCACCGAGCGGGGCTACTTCTACGCGTCCAACCGGTTCGCCGCGCCGGAGCACGGCGGCACCCACATCGACGCGCCGCACCACTTCTCCAAGCCCGGCCAGACCGTCGAGCAGATCCCGCTCACGCGGCTCGTCGGCGACGGCGTGTGCGTCGACGTCTCGCGGCGGTGCGCCGCCGACCCCGACTACCTGGTCACGGTCGAGGACCTGCGCGACTGGGAGGCGGAGCACGGTGGGTCGCTGGAGGACAAGATCGTGCTGCTGCGGACCGGCTATGCCGCGCACTTGGGTGACCGCACCGCTTACCTCGGCACCAGCAAGACCGGCGAGGCCGCCGTTCAAGAGCTGCACTTCCCGGGCCTCGACCCCACGGCCGCCGAGTGGCTGGCGACCAAACGCCGCGTCAAGTCGGTCGGCATCGACACAGCCAGCATTGATAACGGCCCCTCGCAGATGTTCCAGAGCCACGTCAACCTGTTCCGCCACAACGTGCCGGCGTTGGAGAACGTCGCGCTGCCGGCCGACCTGCCGCCCCGCGGCTTCCGCGTGGTCGCGCTGCCGATGAAGATCGCCGGCGGCAGCGGCGCCCCGTGCCGGGTGATCGCCATCGTTGCGGAATGA
- a CDS encoding MarC family protein — protein MPSTEELITTFVLLWAVIDPIGSVPVFLAATKGRKPAERRHIAKVAALAAAGILLFFIVAGEPLLLGMSVPLPAFRIAGGIVLFLFALTMIFGESKPEGEEKLLRSVQEVAVYPLATPSIASPGAMMAVVLLTENSVHTVLDQAATACVVLVVLAITYGCMLLAGPIVRVIGEGGASVVSRVMGLILASVAATNVLEGTKEYFA, from the coding sequence ATGCCCTCGACCGAAGAACTCATTACAACGTTTGTCCTGCTCTGGGCGGTGATCGACCCCATTGGATCGGTGCCCGTCTTCTTGGCCGCCACCAAGGGACGCAAACCCGCCGAGCGCCGGCACATCGCCAAGGTCGCGGCTCTCGCGGCGGCCGGCATCCTGCTGTTCTTCATCGTCGCGGGCGAGCCGCTGCTGCTGGGCATGAGTGTGCCGCTGCCCGCGTTCCGGATCGCGGGCGGCATCGTGCTGTTCTTGTTCGCGCTGACGATGATCTTCGGCGAGAGCAAGCCGGAGGGGGAAGAGAAGCTGCTGCGGAGCGTGCAGGAGGTGGCCGTGTACCCACTCGCCACGCCGTCGATCGCGTCGCCGGGCGCGATGATGGCGGTGGTGCTGCTGACGGAGAACAGCGTGCACACCGTGCTCGACCAGGCGGCGACCGCCTGCGTGGTGCTGGTGGTCCTGGCGATCACCTACGGCTGCATGCTGCTGGCCGGCCCGATTGTCCGCGTAATCGGCGAGGGCGGGGCGAGCGTCGTGAGCCGCGTGATGGGGCTGATCCTGGCGTCGGTGGCCGCGACCAACGTGCTGGAGGGGACCAAAGAGTACTTTGCCTAG
- a CDS encoding esterase/lipase family protein — MPRATLQRWTRVATLLLAAVGARPALCSEVVWRPPGVVPSASAWSDTAGLSAAEATYAAAVRAHADGDPTCVDNYFRSAAHSWRDLEACLAAGRPAPPRVTELYDSALAQMLITAQQFGRWDPCRGLSADGVVVPARYSGFLWTPDAFAVLNPVGSYEDPVLLRQHRGTGLGLALVARRNTANPAPFTHARQVFSATVVLRTSADRSGYELRFYDPLRVSSTMVAGRRVAIERDLSAPFAFIGLTDDRQWIDGFIRPNDGGPREGLYMIEPFQPGKIPVVLVHGLLSDPRTWVAMTNELRARPDLNDRFQWLAFDYATGGPFLESAARLRRQLAEFRRVYDPARRDAALSRTVLVGHSMGGLVSKLQVTESGQTLWDAAATAPLASVRTTPEVRRLLQAEFYFRPSPDVSRVVYIATPHLGSYWAKRPVGRLVSSMVRPSARRNAEFDQLVRDNPGLLRNGDVDRLPTSIDLLEPSSPLLQATAALPYNPAVALHSIIGEDRYDWSGEPTDGIVPAWSARLRGVATERVVDASHLQMNKVEPTVKEVENILRLHLAEHARRLAAQRTPADWD, encoded by the coding sequence GTGCCGCGCGCCACGCTCCAACGCTGGACCCGCGTTGCGACGCTGCTGCTGGCGGCTGTTGGCGCGCGTCCCGCGCTGTGCAGCGAGGTCGTGTGGCGCCCGCCGGGCGTTGTCCCTTCGGCGTCGGCGTGGTCGGACACGGCGGGTCTTTCCGCGGCCGAAGCGACGTACGCGGCCGCCGTGCGGGCCCACGCCGATGGCGACCCCACCTGTGTCGACAATTATTTCCGGTCGGCTGCTCACAGTTGGCGTGATCTAGAAGCCTGCCTCGCCGCGGGCCGCCCCGCCCCGCCGCGCGTGACCGAGCTGTACGACTCGGCGCTCGCGCAAATGTTGATCACCGCGCAGCAGTTCGGCCGCTGGGACCCCTGCCGCGGGCTGTCCGCCGACGGCGTGGTTGTGCCGGCGCGTTACAGCGGATTCTTGTGGACTCCCGACGCGTTCGCCGTGCTGAACCCGGTTGGCTCGTACGAGGACCCGGTGCTGCTGCGCCAGCACCGCGGCACGGGGCTCGGACTGGCGCTGGTGGCCAGGCGCAACACAGCGAACCCTGCGCCGTTCACGCATGCGAGACAGGTGTTCTCGGCGACCGTCGTGCTACGCACTTCGGCCGACCGGTCGGGCTACGAGCTCCGCTTCTACGACCCGCTGCGCGTGTCGTCGACGATGGTCGCCGGCCGCCGCGTCGCGATCGAGCGCGACCTCAGCGCGCCATTCGCGTTCATCGGCCTGACCGACGACCGGCAGTGGATCGACGGCTTTATCCGGCCCAACGACGGCGGCCCGCGCGAAGGCCTGTACATGATCGAGCCGTTCCAGCCGGGCAAGATTCCGGTGGTGCTTGTGCACGGGCTGCTGAGCGACCCCCGGACGTGGGTCGCGATGACCAATGAGCTGCGGGCGCGGCCGGACCTCAACGACCGCTTCCAGTGGCTGGCGTTCGACTACGCCACCGGGGGCCCGTTCTTGGAAAGCGCGGCGCGGCTGCGGCGTCAGCTCGCCGAGTTCCGCCGCGTCTATGACCCCGCGCGACGCGACGCGGCGTTGTCGCGGACCGTGCTGGTCGGCCACAGCATGGGGGGGCTCGTTTCGAAGCTGCAGGTCACCGAGAGCGGCCAGACGCTGTGGGACGCGGCGGCCACGGCGCCGCTGGCGAGCGTCCGCACCACGCCGGAGGTGCGGCGGTTGCTCCAGGCGGAGTTCTACTTCCGCCCGTCGCCCGACGTGTCGCGGGTGGTTTACATCGCCACGCCGCACCTCGGCTCGTACTGGGCGAAGCGGCCCGTGGGGCGGCTGGTGTCGTCGATGGTGCGGCCGTCGGCCCGACGCAACGCGGAGTTTGACCAGCTCGTCCGCGACAACCCGGGCCTGCTGCGCAACGGCGACGTGGATCGATTGCCCACCAGCATCGACCTGCTGGAGCCGAGCAGCCCGCTGCTGCAGGCCACCGCCGCGCTGCCGTACAACCCCGCGGTGGCGCTGCACTCGATCATCGGCGAGGACCGGTACGACTGGTCCGGCGAGCCGACCGACGGCATCGTCCCCGCCTGGAGCGCCCGGCTCCGCGGCGTCGCGACCGAGCGGGTGGTGGACGCGTCGCACCTGCAGATGAACAAGGTCGAGCCCACGGTGAAGGAGGTCGAGAACATCCTGCGGCTGCACCTCGCGGAGCACGCCCGCCGCCTGGCCGCCCAGCGGACACCGGCCGACTGGGACTAA
- a CDS encoding NUDIX hydrolase, with protein MASRPDWCFNQAGGLPYFDEAGQPRVVLVTSRSAKKWIFPKGIIDPGETDRTTAQKEALEEAGVIGSVVGDALGSYEQAKWGGVAQITIFPLLCTSVLDDWEDFGARQRQVLSLEDAIKIVHEPLRPVLQELERALADGAVPIQPLR; from the coding sequence ATGGCGTCCAGACCCGATTGGTGCTTCAACCAGGCCGGCGGCCTGCCATACTTTGACGAGGCGGGCCAGCCCCGCGTGGTGCTCGTGACCTCGCGGTCCGCGAAGAAGTGGATTTTCCCCAAGGGGATCATCGACCCGGGCGAGACCGACCGCACCACAGCGCAGAAGGAGGCCCTCGAGGAGGCCGGCGTGATCGGCAGCGTCGTGGGCGACGCGCTCGGCAGCTACGAGCAGGCGAAGTGGGGCGGCGTGGCCCAGATCACGATCTTCCCGCTGCTCTGCACCAGCGTGCTGGACGACTGGGAGGACTTCGGCGCCCGGCAACGCCAGGTGCTCTCGTTGGAAGACGCGATCAAGATCGTCCACGAACCGCTGCGTCCCGTGCTGCAGGAGCTAGAACGCGCCTTGGCGGACGGCGCCGTGCCGATTCAACCTCTCCGGTAG
- a CDS encoding phage tail protein codes for MSTLRAVACLLLFLSLTPAGHAADSLPAGGGLPFANDQPSLGMRYMVRLQGADDELGEVGLFAANFAPQGWTLAEGQLLPIAQHPALFDLLGATFGGDGDVAFALPDLRGRTPIGVGAGPGLTSYSLGEQVGADQQTLAAVPVHSHSLPNGLTTGAAGKASSHSNLQPSLALTPVIALTGLYPSHNALTADGQVAEGVSPAGAEPYLSEVTWLAHDKVPSGWAIADGRLLDIVDHDALFSLLGTTYGGDGRVNFRLPDLRGRTPIGAGRGAGLSDRRQGITYGEEQESLSAPQLPAHSHDLEQGGQTDPAGGGAPQSNMQPSLTMRFGIALEGIYPSQAATGGETDDGPAAALGGSTDPYLAGMTMFASNFVPRGYAEASGQLLPISQHTALFSLLWNNYGGDAEVTFELPDLRGRAAVGVGAGPGLTPRLWAQPFGAEQSVLTEANIPSHSHTVPVAGDYNDDGQVDAADYTVWRDHLGAPAGSLPNDPHAGPIGAEQYAAWRDNYGQPSTPAAAAAPEPGALTLAALLAVAPLRRIRQRRRR; via the coding sequence ATGTCCACGCTCCGAGCTGTGGCGTGTCTACTACTATTCCTCTCACTCACGCCCGCCGGGCACGCGGCGGACTCCCTCCCGGCCGGCGGCGGGCTGCCGTTTGCGAACGATCAGCCGTCGCTCGGCATGCGGTACATGGTCCGCCTGCAGGGCGCCGACGACGAGCTGGGCGAGGTGGGGCTGTTCGCCGCCAACTTCGCGCCGCAGGGCTGGACGTTGGCTGAGGGGCAGCTGCTCCCCATCGCACAGCACCCGGCCCTGTTCGACCTGCTTGGCGCCACGTTCGGCGGCGACGGCGATGTCGCATTCGCGCTGCCCGACCTGCGGGGCCGCACGCCGATTGGCGTTGGCGCGGGACCCGGCCTGACCAGCTACAGCCTGGGGGAACAGGTTGGCGCCGACCAACAAACCCTCGCCGCCGTACCCGTCCACTCGCACAGCCTGCCGAACGGGCTGACCACCGGCGCCGCGGGCAAGGCGTCCAGCCACTCCAACCTGCAGCCCTCGCTGGCGCTCACGCCTGTGATCGCTTTGACCGGCCTTTACCCTTCCCACAACGCGCTGACGGCCGACGGGCAGGTCGCCGAGGGCGTTTCGCCGGCCGGCGCCGAGCCCTACCTCAGCGAAGTGACCTGGCTGGCGCACGACAAGGTCCCCAGCGGCTGGGCAATTGCGGACGGTCGCCTGCTGGACATCGTCGATCACGATGCGTTGTTCTCTCTGCTGGGCACGACCTACGGCGGTGACGGACGCGTCAACTTCCGGCTGCCCGACCTGCGGGGCCGCACGCCGATTGGCGCCGGTCGCGGCGCCGGGCTCAGCGATCGCCGGCAGGGAATCACCTACGGCGAGGAGCAAGAGTCCCTCTCTGCACCTCAACTGCCTGCGCACTCGCACGATCTAGAGCAAGGTGGCCAGACCGACCCGGCAGGCGGCGGCGCGCCGCAGTCGAACATGCAGCCGTCGCTCACCATGCGTTTCGGCATCGCGCTGGAAGGGATCTACCCGAGCCAGGCCGCGACTGGCGGCGAGACCGACGACGGCCCCGCGGCCGCCCTCGGCGGGAGCACCGATCCGTACCTAGCGGGCATGACAATGTTCGCCAGCAACTTCGTCCCGCGCGGCTACGCCGAGGCGTCGGGGCAGCTGCTGCCCATCAGTCAGCACACGGCGCTGTTCTCGCTGCTGTGGAACAACTACGGCGGCGACGCCGAGGTTACCTTCGAGCTGCCGGACCTGCGTGGCAGGGCGGCCGTGGGCGTGGGCGCCGGGCCTGGGCTGACGCCACGGCTGTGGGCGCAGCCGTTCGGCGCCGAACAGAGCGTGCTGACCGAAGCCAACATTCCGTCGCACTCCCACACGGTCCCCGTCGCCGGCGACTACAACGACGACGGCCAGGTGGACGCGGCCGACTACACCGTGTGGCGTGATCACCTGGGGGCGCCCGCCGGCTCGCTGCCCAACGACCCGCACGCCGGGCCGATCGGCGCCGAGCAGTACGCCGCCTGGAGGGACAACTACGGCCAACCTTCGACGCCCGCCGCGGCGGCCGCCCCAGAGCCCGGTGCGCTGACCCTCGCCGCGTTGCTGGCCGTGGCCCCGCTCCGGCGGATCCGGCAGCGGCGACGGCGTTGA
- a CDS encoding SDR family NAD(P)-dependent oxidoreductase, with amino-acid sequence MRVSNALALAATGVAAFYAARAALRRTRHFDWQGKTALVTGGSRGLGLVLARKLADQGVNVVIVARTQADLDAAEAELRQRGEVMSIVCDVQDPEEVELAVAQAQQRFGSIDLLFNVAGVIHVGPLDAMTLDDFHDAMATNCWGTLHAALAVLPGMRSRGWGRIVNIASVGGLRAVPHMLPYAASKFAQVGLSKGLRAELAADGILVSTVCPSLMRTGSPRNAIFKGQHRKEYAWFSIGDSLPVLSMNAETAADQILAACQGGVGEVVLRENANVGVLLQSLFPTLTQEALSAAARLLPEMGGIGRHSARGYDSQSEWSPSWLTQLNEQAAVRNNQMRQHAIR; translated from the coding sequence ATGCGTGTTTCCAATGCCCTAGCGCTCGCCGCGACCGGCGTAGCGGCCTTCTACGCGGCGCGGGCCGCCCTGCGGCGAACCCGCCACTTCGACTGGCAGGGAAAGACCGCCCTGGTCACCGGCGGGTCACGCGGGCTGGGCCTCGTCCTGGCCCGCAAGCTCGCCGACCAGGGCGTGAACGTGGTGATCGTGGCCCGCACGCAGGCGGACCTCGACGCCGCCGAGGCCGAGCTGCGGCAGCGCGGCGAGGTGATGTCGATTGTGTGCGACGTGCAGGACCCCGAAGAGGTCGAGCTGGCCGTCGCGCAGGCGCAGCAGCGGTTCGGTTCGATCGACCTGCTGTTCAACGTAGCCGGCGTGATCCACGTCGGGCCGCTCGACGCGATGACGCTCGACGACTTCCACGACGCCATGGCCACCAACTGCTGGGGAACCCTGCACGCCGCGCTGGCCGTGCTGCCGGGCATGCGCTCGCGCGGGTGGGGACGCATCGTCAACATCGCCTCGGTGGGCGGGCTGCGGGCGGTGCCGCACATGCTGCCATACGCCGCCAGCAAGTTCGCGCAGGTCGGCCTGTCGAAGGGCCTGCGGGCCGAGCTCGCCGCCGACGGCATTCTTGTCTCCACGGTCTGCCCCAGCCTGATGCGCACCGGCAGCCCCCGCAACGCGATCTTCAAGGGCCAGCACCGCAAGGAGTACGCCTGGTTCAGCATCGGCGACTCGCTGCCGGTGCTGTCGATGAACGCCGAGACCGCCGCCGATCAGATCCTCGCCGCCTGTCAGGGCGGCGTCGGCGAGGTGGTGCTCCGCGAGAACGCCAACGTCGGCGTGCTGCTGCAGTCGCTGTTCCCCACGCTCACGCAGGAGGCGCTATCCGCCGCCGCGCGGCTGCTGCCCGAGATGGGCGGCATCGGCCGCCACTCCGCCCGCGGCTACGACAGCCAGAGCGAGTGGTCGCCTTCGTGGCTGACGCAGCTCAACGAGCAGGCGGCCGTGCGGAACAACCAGATGCGTCAGCACGCGATCCGGTAA